AAGAATCTGCTCTATCTTTGTGTTCTGCATATGTTTTAGCAAATAGGACCAGAAGTGTTATTACAAATAAAATTAAACCGAATCGCCATATTTGGAAAGACTGGTTTATATTAACTAAAAAATATAATACTAAGTCAATTATGATACCAAAAGAAAATAGTCCAAAGCCCAACATGAAGATTTTGGCATTAGTATTTTTGCTTTTTATCTTCTTTAAACCAATGGAAATCAAGAAGATTAGTTGGATTATAAATAGAAATCCTACTACTGGTATGGTAAGAATTGAGTAGATGTAATTATACTTATATTTGAAAATAGGATTTATGATTGAAATTAATATACATAAAATGGAATATAATAATTGAAACTTAAAGAATTTTCTCAAAAAATTGTATTCGTTTTCAGTTACTATTGATTTAAAAAAATAAGTTAAACTTGGAAATAAAAGAAACAATGCTATATCATATATAAGAAAAATTTCTTTTTCGAAAGATTGGAAAAACATTGTGAAATTAGTTCTAAAAGATAGTATAATGAAACCCAATGATAGTAGTATTATAGATAGACTAAAACCTAATGTTTTTTCGTGTTTACTAGAAATAATAGATATAAATAAGATTGCTAAACCAGTTATTTCAAGAGCTAACCCAAAGTAGATATTAAAAAGACCTTTTGAAATATAGTTTTTCTGAAGTGCATTATAGGATGAAATGAGTACTTGACTACTGGGGCCAGCCTTAGCAGCTGAAGACATAAGCTTTAAATAAATATAGCCTGAATTATCATCTGAGACTAGCGGCAAAATTAAAGAATTATAATGTTGAATATACTCCCTACTCTTCGTATAAACCAAATCATCCCCAATATAAATGTCCAAAGACTGTGCGTACAATTCATCAAAATAGATACCGGTATCCCGAGTTATAGAATCGGGCAACTTTGCACGAAACCAGACGGTTGGTTTTTCGCCTAATTTACCTGACAAATCTGTTATACCTTTGTATTTTTTCCAGCGAAGAGCACCTGCTGATTTTAACTCTCTAACGTCACTTGCTTCTACGTCGAAAGGTTCTATGAGATATTCGAATTTATCAGACATATCTATATTTTTAACTTCTACAGCATGTGCTGGTATTG
The Tissierellales bacterium genome window above contains:
- a CDS encoding GGDEF domain-containing protein, translating into MDKGNNRGHLSLVLVCFFVVLINILPIPAHAVEVKNIDMSDKFEYLIEPFDVEASDVRELKSAGALRWKKYKGITDLSGKLGEKPTVWFRAKLPDSITRDTGIYFDELYAQSLDIYIGDDLVYTKSREYIQHYNSLILPLVSDDNSGYIYLKLMSSAAKAGPSSQVLISSYNALQKNYISKGLFNIYFGLALEITGLAILFISIISSKHEKTLGFSLSIILLSLGFIILSFRTNFTMFFQSFEKEIFLIYDIALFLLFPSLTYFFKSIVTENEYNFLRKFFKFQLLYSILCILISIINPIFKYKYNYIYSILTIPVVGFLFIIQLIFLISIGLKKIKSKNTNAKIFMLGFGLFSFGIIIDLVLYFLVNINQSFQIWRFGLILFVITLLVLFAKTYAEHKDRADSYELELKDISEKARLDYLTKLPNRLAIYEIFEKISAQLESESLPLSIAIIDIDDFKHINDTYGHVAGDFILVELAKLTREILGPKGELGRWGGEEFLIIFPAMNQSIAHHTSDNLRKQISNHKFEYQNHIINVTLSFGISTFVKGSTLIECVDSADQALYIAKSSGKNCVVSSSKTL